A region from the Sphingopyxis lindanitolerans genome encodes:
- a CDS encoding flagellin — protein MTVINTNVSALRAQNSSRVANKMQATAMERLSSGKRINSAKDDAAGLAVATRMQAASRGFTQAIRNANDGISLAQTADSGAGSISDILIRMRDLAMQASTGTLSDPDRVLVQKEVTALIAQIGDITTQTTFNGNKLLDGSVTAGFDIQTGIDSGNKVTITIGKLDATTLGVAALSVATAAGATTALGTLDTAITTVAGERANLGAQQNRLEAAVDNLTARVTNLDESRSRIEDTDFSAESTKLAAAGILSQASTAMLAQANQSAQGVMNLLRG, from the coding sequence ATGACTGTCATCAACACCAATGTGAGCGCGCTTCGCGCCCAGAACAGCTCGCGTGTTGCCAACAAGATGCAGGCCACCGCAATGGAACGCCTGTCGAGCGGCAAGCGCATCAACAGCGCCAAGGACGACGCCGCCGGCCTCGCCGTCGCGACTCGCATGCAGGCCGCGTCGCGCGGTTTCACCCAGGCGATCCGCAACGCCAACGACGGCATTTCGCTGGCGCAGACCGCCGACAGCGGCGCGGGCAGCATCTCGGACATCCTGATCCGCATGCGCGACCTCGCGATGCAGGCCTCGACCGGCACGCTCAGCGATCCCGACCGTGTGCTGGTGCAGAAGGAAGTCACCGCGCTGATCGCACAGATCGGCGACATCACGACGCAGACGACCTTCAACGGCAACAAGCTGCTCGACGGCAGCGTGACGGCCGGCTTCGACATCCAGACCGGTATCGACAGCGGCAACAAAGTGACCATCACGATCGGTAAGCTCGATGCGACGACGCTCGGCGTCGCCGCGCTTTCGGTCGCGACCGCAGCCGGCGCCACCACCGCGCTGGGGACGCTCGACACCGCGATCACCACGGTCGCCGGCGAACGCGCCAACCTCGGTGCGCAGCAGAACCGCCTCGAAGCGGCTGTCGACAATTTGACGGCGCGTGTCACCAATCTGGACGAATCGCGCTCGCGCATCGAAGACACCGATTTCTCGGCCGAATCGACGAAGCTCGCCGCGGCCGGCATCCTGTCGCAGGCATCGACCGCGATGCTCGCCCAGGCGAACCAGAGCGCGCAGGGCGTGATGAACCTGCTCCGCGGCTAA